ttaaagcattaaaaaaaaaggcaatattatTTTCATGTATATGGATTAAGGAATATGATATATTAAAAATTTCAGGAGTTATATTTGAATGAATATTCATATTTAATCTTTCAGGTTGGCACATAACAAAGAGATATTTAGGTGGGAGATTATTTCATACTCAGCAGCTAAATGAGAGGAATGTCAGTTttgggagagagaaaggggagtGCTTGCTTGTTTTATCTTCATCTGGGAGAAAAGCTTGTTGAAGCGAAGttgtcagttctgcttctgcaTTGGGCAAGACCTGCAGACATTATTCAATCTTCAGATGATAAATTCTGTTGCTTATATCCTGCTTATTGGTTCTCTGTGATTTTTACAGTTCTAAAGAGGGAAGGTGAAGGGTTAGTCTAGTAGGAAAAGTACACGGTTAGGTGGAGCCTGTCCTGTGAAACCCAACAAATGCTGGGGCAGGTGTTTACCGATTTAGACTTGTTGACTGGAAGCAGTTGTTGAAAGCAGTGCACCCTTATGCTGAGCAATGCATTGCAATGCTTTGTAAGTTAGAGATTTTTTTCAGGACAGGTTTTTTGATGTAAAGTCCTGAGTTTACATCTGTGCAGATACTTGGTAAAGTCTGTCAGAATGATTTTTGACTAGACAGGGAGATGGCACTATTCCTCTGAAGTAAAAGGGAAGAAGAGATTGACGACTTTGCTTTACCGCTAGCGTGTCATCCTTAGGTGGTTTAATAGTGAATTGCAGCAAACAGTAGCTCTACCCAGATGAGGACTCTGAAGGTCATGGAGCAGCTATTGAAAACCTCTTAATGTTTTAATCTCCAGGAAGAACTTGAGGTTCAGTTCCTCATATTTCCACTTAGCCTGTACCTAGAAAAACAGGACAACATGGCATTTGGTCAGCATATTCAAAACCTATGTATAACCAACAAATATGACTGTTATTAACTTTTACCAGAGAATGAGGTCACCATATGTTTTTGCTGCATCAACAAGTGTTTTCTTGGCATCAAAAGCACTGACAGTCAAGATGCtagaaggcttttttctttttttgtagttttgaatttatcaaaaccttttcttttacCAGCTATGCACAAAGATTTCAATATATCCTTTGATTTgtcaaatgagattttttttatttagcaattTTGCATTGTTTATTCCGAGTCAGTGATAGTAGTACATCTATACTAACCTGGATGTTTTATGCTTACATATAGTTCCACTGGGTCTGCCTGTTGTCTTgcagtagatatttttttttttaattaatgcataatttttctctttgttttttcctaagcATTGACTAACACAGTGTAAATAGTTTGAGGGgaaataaagtgggtttttttatttttttaagtaagaatGAATATACCTTGAGAGGCAAGTATAGAGCTCAGCTCCATATTTGAGACTTACTAATAAATCTTTTCtgttaacagaaacaaaataaatagtgaCAAGGACTGTGAAACTCCTATTCAGCTCCCtcagaaggacaaaaaaaagagaggatACTGTGAATGTTGTGGGAAGAAATATGAAGATCTGCAAACAGTATGTGAAATGTCAAGTACATGCTTTGATACAGTCATAAGTCTTAAATGTGATATTAACAGTGGTTTCTACTTGCAagttaaatgtgttttttatcTTAAAAGATTTTCTGAATATATCTCCTAAAAAGCAGCaagtgggtattttttttcccctgtacatTTTAATTCTTGATTGCTGCTTCTATGTATGATAACTGAAGGCACTATTAGTTCATGTCTGAGacactggtaataaattaatgaTATTTATTTACTGCTCCATATCATACTGTTGACTTGTATGTTTGTATCTGTactattagatttattttttctttaattccagcATCTTGAAAGTGAACAGCACCGAAATTTTGCACAAAGTACACAGTATCAAGTTGTTGATGATATAATCTCAAAGTTTGTTTATGACTTTGTTGAATACAAAGATGatgcagaaaaactaaaaaggTAAGTTACatgctttaaattttaaagactCTTGAGTTAAGACAGTGAATGTAAAGATACTTAGTTCTGCAATTTTGGATCTGATACAgaataaattcatattttttcagtctgaaataaatcactgaaatttGCAATGCAGTTGTGCCTAGCAAATCAGTTCTATAAGGcagaaattagagaaaaaaaaattaaaagtgcagATGGCATCACAGAAAAATGAGACTGAAAGGAATTGCCAAAAGTTGTCCTACCTATccttcagcttcagaaaaggAAGATCTACTGTACTAAAATATTGGTGTCAGAAGGACAGCAATGTCTGAGCATCTTGCTCTAAAAACTTTGTCATTCTTAGTAGGCTAAGAACAGCAATTGATATCTTCCTCAGTCAGTCTGATCTCCTCCGTACCAGTGGAAAAACTTTTCCTAGTCTAAGCAAGATCTTCCTGTCTATCTGTACTCTAAGCCCCTTAGTTtctgtcctgcctgtgctggacaaaaaaatgaaaactttccttccttcttcataGCTCAAAAGCTTAAATAGGCAAGAAAGACTTGTTTCATGTCTTGGACTGTAGGCAGCAGTGTCTTCATCACTTGGAACAGTAACTCAATTCAAGATTGCTCTGATTTTTTGCAAATGAGTTGGGAGATAAGGAATAGCTTTCtcatttatttaacaaaaaaaaagtattgaagaAATATATTCTTAGTGAAATCAAAGGAAATGCAAATAGAGTTGAAACAACTGATAGCCTAATGAAAGCAAGCCTTTATTCcttttgtgatttaaaaatactCAGAGTGGTTAGGTTTGAAATACTATGTCGAGAAAATCATACATGATTATGCtaattttgtgtgtatatattgtGGAAAATTTGTAAGTATTCATAGTCATTGCATTATATTAATTAACTTCTTTTGTTCTTAATACCACTGTGAATTGAGATTTACTGAAATACTAGACtactttgtgtattttaaaaacgATTTTATGAGCTGTAGAAACCAATAAGAAAACATCAAATTCAAGTATAAGACACTCTGTTCCTGTAGAAGTAGTGTGGTGCTACCctaaatatatatttcctttaaaaataaaaattgctttgttggtttgtttttctagAATTGGTTGCATATGGGGTggttacagatgtttttttcaagtgtttgttAATAGTTTTAAACAATTTCATTGCAGGACAAAATGTAGCACAGGATATTTTTCTCCTATTATTGGAAAGATAACTAGACCAGATGAGCTGAAGGAACGACTGAAAAAGCAACGCATTTCATTGAAAAGTTACTCATGGAAGGATACAGCAATGCGGGCACTCAAACTGGATCGCCAGCCTGCAGAAATACAACCAAATTCTGTGCCAATACCTACCCCTATTTCTGGATCTGTCTGTTCAGTTCTTTATTGTCACCTGTCACAACCTTTGGAACCAAAAAGTAAGTTCAGAAATAATGATGAAAATACTAAAACTGATTGCTCCTGTGCTGCAAACTTAAGAGAAACTGTTTTATCATCAAATTTCATACAACCACCCCCTCAGAAATATGACAAAGCATACATGGAGAACTTGTCTCAAGCTTATGAGCCATTCAGTAAAGAAATACGGGAACCAGAAGTAGATAAAAAGAATTTACAGTGTTTTCAGGAAGGCACGCATACTTTTTATTCTCATGCTCATGATACAGATTTtagtgaaaaagacaaaaacctatCACAGGCAAAACGAAAATTAAATAATGCAGTAGTTCTACCAgcaaagtgtttgaaaaaaacagatgCCAATCCCACATTTGTCAAGAAACATTGTGATTTATGTGATAATCATCAACTGATGCAGCACAGCGTAGGTCTGGAGGCTGAGGTATCTGATACTGCTATAAACAAAGAACTTAATGAATTGACTGCCAGCACCACGCACTGTTCACCGTCTGGAAAGCTGCACAGAAAAGTGAAGCTTTATTTGGgaagaaataagagagaaacCTGGAAACAGAATACAGAGTTATGCATAAAGTATACAGACAGGCCGACTGTTCCTGAAGAGAAGAGAAGTTCTTGTAGCTCACCAGTACAGGCCCTACTGGAATTATTTCAGACAAGTGAAAGAAACTCAGAATTTGGAGGTTTTTCAAGTTACCCTGAGAACAAAGGCTCAACTAGCATAAAAGATATATGGGAAGGGCAGAATACAAATGTTATGTGGtcattattttcctcttcatcctcatccccattTGTTGGATTTTAATGCTGCTTTATTTAATATAATGATTTTTCAAGTAAACTTGCAAATTTAAGATTTTATTCATGGAGACTTTAATTGCTGTATTATATGTACAGATTGTTTGGTTTTCAAGTTTTTAATGCAAAAACTTCTGTATAtgtaaatatggaaaataaaacttgagttcttttttgtttgtttgcttttcttaaaaggaACTGCTTTGTCACAGCTAGTAAAAGGCTCTGACCCCAGATTTGGGGTTAAATTAATGCTAGGTGAAACCAGTAAGTATGATGTAGCTGAATTTGGatagaataattttctaaaatcaTTGATTAGGTACATTCTAAGTAACCACACTATAAATAACTGGATGTTTCATTGTAAATAAGGCAGTCCATTACTTATGGACTACTGCTATTTTGTGGACATTTGGTTGCTTCCCTTCCtattccttctgctgctgctttattagagaatgcaaaaaaacaaaaaagtcatttgctttcctaatatttcttctgctgaaattGTCTCGGGGAACCTATGGACTCACAAAGAAGTAGGATTAGGAAAGCATGTATTATTTTTTGGCTACTctcttataatttatttttggaCTAAAAGTAGCTGTATTGTGTATTTCAGCCAGTAGGAAAGCAGTAGATGTatactttaaatttttctttaaaaaaccccaaacacaacaaCAATGGAGCAGCAACAACGACAGCAACCAAACAGCCAATAGGTTTCTGATTGACTCAGgtcatttgtttgatttttctttcagagtaGCCAGCCTGTCTGACTAGCTTACTCAGAGGCAGAGTGAAAGACCCAAGTGAGAACTGGGAAGACTTATACTTCGTATCTTTACTAAACCTGATCTCTTTCAGAATTTCTGTATCTGTAAATTGGTGCAGGGCCTGAGTATGGAATTATAGGAGGTAATTACAAAGCTTTATTAATAACTGTAAGTGCCTTAAAGTCATATAAGAGATCTAAACCAGCAGAAATTACTCTTTATTAATTTTTGCATAAATtacttgtttgcatttttatctctTGTCCATTTGATATTCTCAAACTTAACTCTTGTCAGTGTTCTTACGGTCAAAGTGCTTTCAGTCATTGCATACTTACTGTCTGTCCTTTACAGGATAGCTTCTCTGAGGGGTGGGTAAAGCTTCCTGGTGTGCAGGAATGGGCGAGGAAAATTCCTTTCCTTTAAAGAGCAGATGAATTGGAAGCTTAATGATAAAAGTGGCTGCTTTAGGCATTGCTGTCACCCTAAATGTGACATTCCTTATTCTTCCTGTACAGTCTGGTATGAACTGCTTTTGGTCTCCATCTTATGAGTCACTTCTGGCTTGATTTGTAGTTTCTTCTGATTTGGATTCACATCAAGAAAATTATATAGAAAGCCATTAGAGAAATgagcaaaattaacatttttaaaaggagttgATCTTGAATGTGTATGCctctatgtatatatattttgccTGTAATTAACCAATATATAGTGTTTTAGGAATGGGACTTTAAAGTAGAACGTTGAAGCAATTACTTTGTTCTTTGAGTGACACTTAAACGATAGAAGGATTTCTCTCTGATTCGATGAATGCAGTCTATTTTAGGAACAAGTATTTGtccatttttcttttgagaatgTTTTTTGGGAGTTGTTTTGGTCTTTAGCTATTGGTTCAGTACTAAAGTCTAAAACTTGCATTTTTCCCCCAAACACATTGCAACAATCTGTCAGTAGGCATCTCTCGCGGACACTTCCTTCCATCGCCGAGACACACACTCTTCTTGGTGTGGTGGCCTCCATCTGACTGGAATGTATATACATggttatttatatacataaagatATTGCACTAGTTAAGGGGAGAGGTACTCAATGTGAGTACATCTGCTCATCAGGTAACCAGTGTGTATGTTTTGTACATGATTTAGAACACGTTAGCTCAATGGGCACTGCAAAGAGGAGATCTAAACACCTTGGAATCTGGCTTTAGaatcttaagggaaaaaaattcagagagTTGTCATTAAAGTATAAAGATTACTCATTGTAATGCAGAACAAGATGGGAGAGTCACTGCTACTGGTTGCAAAAAGCACTTTTAGTCACGATGCTGATTTTGTTTACAGATGACTAGTCACATTAGTGTGTGCCAGGCGTCCCTGTTGTGTGTAGTATGTTCAGATTGTATCACAAGCCATAGTGAGCCTATTAACTGTTTCTAAAAGATTTATTCAGCATGTTGTGTGTGGTTTTCATGCATTTATGATCTTTCaagattgttttatttaaaaaaacttttttcaaaaatttaaaaataattatattactacttgaaaaaataattaaatgtggAAGGCTGGTTATTAGAACATTTGTCTGCCTGACTTCCTCCTAGAGAAGAGAATgagtattttcaaaatatgtgGCAGGGATTCTGAGAGACGTCAAACACTTTAGACAAACGCTACCACAGGTACCTCTAGTCACTAGAGTAAAAGCTTAGCATTAGAAGTTCATTCTATCTGTAAGTACATCTTTGTAATAATTACACATTATATAATTACAGTTTGAACTCTATAGGTACGTGAATTTCTCCTAATGCACTTCATTTTTTGATTGTCTTGCTTTCTGTGAATTTGAAGCTGGTGTACATAATTTTTATATTGTATTCAAAGCCAGTTGTTAGTATACTAACTTTTTGTGGTGGTTAGAGAAACTTGGAGCTGTATTCCTGTTCTTTCTGCTGTGTACAATTACGCAGCACAGTGTGGGATTCAGAATTTTAATGAAGCACCCAAATCTTGACTTAGAAAAAAGTTAAAGCTTTAACCCCTGTGTAGAACAGACACTACTTCATTTTAAAGTCTGATTGAAAAAAATTCCCTAGACTTTTACATGATAAAAGTACTCTTATTTAAGTGATTACCCTGTGGTCCAGTGATCTTCATTGTTTCTCTTTCATAGGCATGGCAAGCAAGTTTCTAGGGATGTGAAATACCAGaatctttaaaatgttaaaatagaaggtgtgtgggtgcacacacacataccGTTACTGAAAGCCAGTGCAGACACTGTATTGGTGAGTTGTAACTGATCTGTTCAGACTCCCTTTGTTTCATTACCATGGGAGAGAGCAAAATGATTTTCAGTAAAGACTTTTAATATGGAAACTAGCTACACAATGCAAAGTTGGGATGGTAGTAACAACATCAAAAGAAATACAGGTGTTGAAATCTGCTTTTAGAAATAAAGCATCAGAAGTAGTGGTGTTTTACCCCAGTTACACCTACACCAAGTTAGGTTTGGTATCTTTGCAGTGGGTGCCCAACCACTGCACGTGACTTTGCTCCATGGTAGGTGTTTATCTGGAGCAGAAATGTTGTTCTTCAGGTAAATTTATAGTGTAGCTGAAAGGATAGAGTTCCCAAgggttggggctggggggtggTATGCACACGTGCATACGGGTGTACACTCAGATACTCCTATGGGTATATGGTGATAGTGGGGATTAGTGActccaaaaccacacacacataaGGAAGTTCTCCAATATTTTCTGAGTTTCATGCACTCAGGTAAGCCCTAcgctcagcagcagctcttcaaGCAGTAATCTCTTGCTCAGCATCCAACTACAGAACACTTGACACGAAGCAACAGGTAGGTGACTGCAAAGTCGGCCTTCCCCTTTGGAGTTGGGGGGAAGGTAGTTACAACCCGAGGAGCACCGAGCATGTTAACATCTGTTCTGTCCTTCAGGAGTTGCCAGTGTGCACTGAGGTGATGGAATCCATGTTTCACCTCAAGCTTGCAACAAAAGGGCACGCTTAGTTACCCATTCATGCTATCGTCGTTCTGTGATCTCTTCCGGTCTGTATGACTGCAAGGCATATGGCTCCTTAAATGCACCTGCGGAGGGTGTGTGTGCCTTCACCCTGCACTCTGAAGGACTCGGCTAATGTAACTGGTGATCGTATCTCTGAAGCTCTGTGGCAGTCTCAGAGTGCAGGAATGAAAAAATGGTAGCTGCTCTAACTGATGTAGTTACAGTGGGGCAGGTGGACACGGGATGAAAATATGAATCCCCCTATGCTCCCCAGTTGGAAAATCTGTGAGCTACGTGGTCTGTGTGACCTCTGGGCCCTTGGCTGATAAGCACCAAGGGCTGATAAAGGCTGCCCATGCTGGGCTTTTTGATCATGTTATTAGTTGATAGTGCAGTAGCATCAAGTCACAGTCTATCTTGGTCTTACAGTGAGTCTACTCAAAGGTGGAAATCACTTCCTTGCCCTAGTTTCATTCTGTAGTTGTTCCATATTTGAGATTTTTAAGACATGCCATTAGATTATACTAAGAATTATGGGAAATTTCTGAAATAGAGAAgtgtaaaataaaactgcaaacaAATGTGAACAAGCATTCATATCCTTGGGTGACTAAGTAGTTTGGATGTTACTTGCATCACAGCAGGAGATGGAGTCCCTTTTATCCCTCTAATTTTTTCTATTGTGTTTCATCTCATGAAAATATCATTctgaaaaataagctattttcttTCAAGTGCTTACTGCCGCTCAAATTTAGCTGTAACCTCTATATGCCTCTAATCCACACTCTCGAAGACAAATGAGGGGAAATTTTAGCAGCCAATTGATCCAGAGGAATTGTACAGGGTATTTACACAGAATGTATGTAGGTGGACTAGAAATTGAATGCCAAAATTTATTTCTTAGCGTAACTAGTCCTCTGGACCATTTAAGGAGATTGTTTGTGCTATCAAATGCAGGCATAAGTAAAGGTAAATAGCACTGGTAATACCAACCAGTAACAATGTCACCACTGATAACTGTAGCAGAGGGAAGGTAAGTGTGAACTGTGAGTTCATTAACCAAATTAACATCTCTGAAGATGGTATGAGAtgaatatttttggtttttaccATGCAGTCTGTAAATATTACTTTTTGGCTTCTGATATTCAGCAGTGTATTTGCTTTAGAGAATGCAGCTGTCCAAAATAAATGCTGAGCATCCCAGATATAGCACCATAAAAAGATTTGGGATGCAAAGCAAGTATTTGGGTGGAGTCCAATTTCATTTGGCATAAAGCAGCTGTAGGTTCAGGTGGCTGTCAGActtaatccatttttttttattaggtttttttttttgagttgagGGGGATCTCACTCGCTGCTTTCTGTCACTGTCTTTCTCTGAACCTTGCAATGTCCTTGCTGGGAATGGCCGGTGCAGTGCTCCACGTCAGGCTGTACCTCCAATTTAACGTCAAAACAGATTCTGTGTGATGTGCTCTATATTTAGATTACAATTGCACATGCTTCCTGTTTCGAGGTAATATTCACGCTCTGAACTAAATAACCAGAAGAGTCAAATGTTTTTATGTACATTAGTCAAAAAGGTCACTGCTGTCCAGTCATGCAGTCAAAATGCACTGTTGACTGTAATTGGACATTTAACTGGTACTTGATACAAGAAAATTTAATTACCATGTATTTGGAATGTAAATGTGCTTTTCACGTGGAAACATTTAGGGCAGTACACTTATGGTAATAGGTGGCCAGATGAATAGGGACAATTACAAAATATTCATAGATCTACCTTTTATCAGGAAAAAGTCTTAATATGTTTTTTATAAACTTAGTAAATTGAGATTGAATATCGACCACTGAGAATGTGTTTCTTAAAAAGTGCCCTAGGTTTCAGTTACAATCTGTAATTTTTGAGAAAACAGAAGTTGCTCTGTGCGGGGAGAAGAATTATACTTTCCACAGTATTACATTGCTGTCATGTTCTGTAATTGAAGTCAGTGTATTTTTCCATCATGTCTATGCATACACAAGGCTCCATTGTGTATTCCTCAATGCAGAAAATTTAGATTTTAtcaaaattatgaaaatacaaagcaatttctgtaggttttttagcatttaaaaatgtgttactCTTTCAGAATTTTAAAGCAGGCTAATTTCTTCAGAACTTTAGACAGTTTAAAACCGTGAATCATGATTGCAGTCATTACTACTTACTGTAGTGATTACAGCAAAGCTTAAGTTGTACAACTGGGAAGTAATTTTCAAGAATACCTCAAATAAATTAGAAGTACAATGTCAACAAGGCTGTTTAGTCCATGTATCTATCTTATTTTCTGTGGAAAGGAGAGCGGTAACACTTAGATGTTAAATTTAAGTATTAAGTTATGACTTGTAATTAATTATGGTTCAAAAATAATCTTTGGAATACTTATATGGTAAATCAAAAGATGAAtattagcacttttttttccactttctcatGATTCTTTGAAATGTTGGCATATGTTTTTTAGGCTTCATTTTTCTACAATTGTGGTTCAGACAGTCGTATAGAATATGCTTGTTACGTTTGGCAAGTTGTGAAGACATGTTGCAACGTAGGGTAGAGCTGTTattcctcatttaaaaaagaattggcctgaattttcagtgtaataaaaTTCCACAGAATGTTAATTGGCAAGAGAATGAACATTGGAAAGTTGAGCATTGTTTGCAAACACCAGTTTCTTTGGGGGCCTCAGTATAAggaggacatcaaactattagagtgtgtccagtggagggtgaccaagatggtgaaaggtctcaaGCGCAGgacttatgaggagtggctgaggtcacttggtttgttcaggttggagaagagatggctgaGGGGTGACATCActgcagtctacaacttcctcaaggggggcagcggcgggggaagtgctgatctctctctggtgaccagagACAGGACACAAGGAAAcagaatgaagctgcatcaggggaagttcagatcggacattaggaaaaggttcttcactgagagggtggttggttaCTGGAACAGGCTCCTCAGGGAAGCAGTCACGGCACcgagcctgtcagagttcaaggagcatctggacaatgctcttagtcatatggtttagttttaggtagtcctgcgaggagcaaggagttggactcgatgatccttaagGGTCCCTTCCAATGTGAGTTACTCAATTACTCTGTGAtttgctggaagaagaaaaaaatctgccccTTGATGTGAAAGACCTCATTGCTCAGAGGTGGACCATCTTCCACAGTCCTGAGCAAGGTCAAGGAACTTCTAGTGAGGTAAGACTAGGTAGTGAGTATTGACACTCTCTGCTTGATTTCCCAAGCGAACATGGAAAAGCcatcaattaaaattaaaatattatttccctGAAGGATTAAGTCTGTCAAATCTCCAATTTCTAATATAAATAAAAGGGGACTTCAGAGATGCAGATCAGGATTTCCTTGTGATTTATATTCTTCAATGTGATATAGAAAATTTCTACAATTTATTTAAGCCTTCTCTTTTGAATTAATCTTCAGTATTTATCACAGAAGTGTGTTTCTAGGCGAATGGTAGAAGGATGTAAACAAGAGAGGTTTGCAAGGAGAGGGACATAATCTTTTTCAGCTCTGTTTTGGCTAATCACTTCTAACACACgtacttttaaaatgcttttatcttTGTATTAGTTGGCTGTAATtctaaaaaacagtttaaaaatttattcttaaaCTTAGTGAAGGGTTTGACCAAAATAGAGTTGGCATACTAAAAAAGTGCTGTATTTATGAAGGTGCTCTCATCAGACCTTGCCACATCCCCTGAGCCCACAGACTGGATAAAACTGCATTCATAATCATTAGCTTAAAGCAGCTGTGCCTTGGCTGGTGCTGGGTTGGTAAACCTTCCAGGTGTGATATCTACACCaaatctggatgatggtaatggcaagagaaaaaagaaatatatgatgTACTGAGCCAGGGAATGAGTGTATAACTGTGCTGTGTATGTACTGCGTAACTGGTGTAAGATACACCCAATGTCGTGAATTCTCACAGAAACACTGACAGAAGAAACTGTGCAACAGCGTGCCAGCGGGGACAGTTTGGGCTAACTGAAATAACTGTACAGGTTGGCTGCAGCCTGAAATGTAAGGATTCATGACTTTTGAAAACAGATTGAAACATCATACCAtagtattgatttttctttctataaatagCACTGTCTCATTTTCTTTACCCACCCCACTCATGGTCTATTTGATACCCTGCAGCAGAGTTTTGTAAGCTAGTTGTAGACTGTTTCAGCAACTGTTCAAGGATTTAATGGCTACTTTGAGGTAATATTCCATCTTGCCTGTAGCGTATGACTGCAGTGTAAGCTGGACAGCACAAAACTTATAAGCCACTTTCTCCTCAAAGTTGATATATATTTCCAGATGCAATATTGTACTCTTAACGTGCCTGTCTTGCTCCCATCCTCAGCTTGTTGAACCGtcattttgtctggttttgtgtTGTGGAAATACTCTGAGAAACTGAATTTCCTTCATCTGTCCTCTAATTGCTTCCCCTTCTAAGATAATTTATGTAAGTAAGGTAAGACCTACAGAAAAATCAGGCCAGGAGCCGTGACCTTCGCCGGCGGGCACAGGCAGTGGCTGTGGAGCTGCGGTGCCCCCAGCGTGGTCCCTCCGTGGGGGAGCCCACGGAAGGCAGCCCAGCGGGCTGAAACGCTCCGAAGAGCAGAAGTGGAGGTGTCAGGTGTCCTGGCTGTTGCCGGTGCAAGCAATGCAATTAATATTGGTCTGCATAATGGTTTTAAGATTatgaaagcagagatttttttgttttgttttgccctttAAATCTTCCAGACTCTAAGGAGCAGCAGTTTTGAGGGCCATTTACTACCATGCCACCTTCTCCTTTATTATGTGCTTGTAACTGGGGTAAAACCTTGCCGTGGGTAGCCTGACCCTCTTCCATGGGTCAGCACCGAGCTGCATCTGCCGCTGTGATGCTCTGAcaatcctcctcctctctcgacTGACCTTAAGTGTGTGCCATGGCAATCCTTCCCCCTGCCACTTCGGAAAACGATGGGGGGAGGGGGTGCTTGAGAAAATTGCCGCTCTCGTCCCATTTTCATAAAGAAACGTAGTTAAGGAAGGTGAGAAGATGCACAGtgctgccaggcagagctgccagtCCCGGCTTCCCGGTAGGTGGGGGTGTGGAATTGGGTTGCCGTTGCAGCCATCCCTCTGCTGAGGGAGGAATGATCCTCGGGTTTCGGGGAACGGGCGTCGTGGGCGCCCCTTGACACTTCTGCCTCTTGCTTTGGCCTGGCTTTTGCCTCTGGCTGAGGCCAGGAGAGCGTGTTGTAACTTCA
The DNA window shown above is from Strix aluco isolate bStrAlu1 chromosome 1, bStrAlu1.hap1, whole genome shotgun sequence and carries:
- the DBF4 gene encoding protein DBF4 homolog A isoform X1, whose translation is MKPSAAEAADKAARPPDGMQAKTEKIRSYLKNVKKDTGKPEKLKYKPLAGKVFYLDIPSNVISEKIGKDLKELGGRVESFLSKDISYLVSNKKEAKFAPTLGQISPVPSPESARNGGNSSPHPSNRKDRHDGSSFKVGMSRGKSLVEKAIKEQDLIPSGSILSNALSWGVKVLHIDDVKNYIEQKKKELYLIKRADNSFKDVGKEVTAQKSRTGRLKNPFVKVEDRSRNYRPFYLQLPSFPVLNYCVPKPCSPFEVDKKHPSGQKQTQSKQRNKINSDKDCETPIQLPQKDKKKRGYCECCGKKYEDLQTHLESEQHRNFAQSTQYQVVDDIISKFVYDFVEYKDDAEKLKRTKCSTGYFSPIIGKITRPDELKERLKKQRISLKSYSWKDTAMRALKLDRQPAEIQPNSVPIPTPISGSVCSVLYCHLSQPLEPKSKFRNNDENTKTDCSCAANLRETVLSSNFIQPPPQKYDKAYMENLSQAYEPFSKEIREPEVDKKNLQCFQEGTHTFYSHAHDTDFSEKDKNLSQAKRKLNNAVVLPAKCLKKTDANPTFVKKHCDLCDNHQLMQHSVGLEAEVSDTAINKELNELTASTTHCSPSGKLHRKVKLYLGRNKRETWKQNTELCIKYTDRPTVPEEKRSSCSSPVQALLELFQTSERNSEFGGFSSYPENKGSTSIKDIWEGQNTNVMWSLFSSSSSSPFVGF
- the DBF4 gene encoding protein DBF4 homolog A isoform X2, whose amino-acid sequence is MKPSAAEAADKAARPPDGMQAKTEKIRSYLKNVKKDTGKPEKLKYKPLAGKVFYLDIPSNVISEKIGKDLKELGGRVESFLSKDISYLVSNKKEAKFAPTLGQISPVPSPESARNGGNSSPHPSNRKDRHDGSSFKVGMSRGKSLVEKAIKEQDLIPSGSILSNALSWGVKVLHIDDVKNYIEQKKKELYLIKRADNSFKDVGKEVTAQKSRSRLKNPFVKVEDRSRNYRPFYLQLPSFPVLNYCVPKPCSPFEVDKKHPSGQKQTQSKQRNKINSDKDCETPIQLPQKDKKKRGYCECCGKKYEDLQTHLESEQHRNFAQSTQYQVVDDIISKFVYDFVEYKDDAEKLKRTKCSTGYFSPIIGKITRPDELKERLKKQRISLKSYSWKDTAMRALKLDRQPAEIQPNSVPIPTPISGSVCSVLYCHLSQPLEPKSKFRNNDENTKTDCSCAANLRETVLSSNFIQPPPQKYDKAYMENLSQAYEPFSKEIREPEVDKKNLQCFQEGTHTFYSHAHDTDFSEKDKNLSQAKRKLNNAVVLPAKCLKKTDANPTFVKKHCDLCDNHQLMQHSVGLEAEVSDTAINKELNELTASTTHCSPSGKLHRKVKLYLGRNKRETWKQNTELCIKYTDRPTVPEEKRSSCSSPVQALLELFQTSERNSEFGGFSSYPENKGSTSIKDIWEGQNTNVMWSLFSSSSSSPFVGF